The Desulfovibrio sp. G11 region TCACGAGCCACGGCGTTGGCCATGATGTCCTTGACCATATCCCATTCGGCGGCATCAGGGGGCTGAACGCCCTTGACGCGCACCACAACGGCACCGGAACCGCTGCCGTCTTCCACGGCATAGGCCACAGGCAGCCACTGCCCGGCGCGGGCTTCAAACAGGGCCTCGGCCATGACCGGATTGGGACCGAACGAAGCCAGTGCGCCGTTGCGCTCCATCCCCTTGACGGTCTTGACCGTGCGCCCCTTGAGGCCTGCGGCGCCCAGGGGGGCGTTTTCAAGCTCCTTGCGCAGGGCTGCGGCAGATTCCAGGGCGGCTGCAAGCGCTTTTTCTTCCACAAGCCCGGCCACAATACGCTCCTTGACAGCTTCAAGTGACGCTGTGGACGCGGGTTCGGACTTGATCACGCGGGCAACCACGTAGGCTTTTCCGGCTTCAAGGGCCGTATCGACAGGATTGCCCGCCGGGGTTGCCACAAGAGTGGCCGCGCCCTGGGCCGTGACTCCCAGCGTTTTTTCAAGCTCGGCAGCGGAAAGCAGACCGGTTTCACCCCACTTGAGACCGTATTTTTCCGCGCTGTCCTTCAGGGAACGGCCCAGAATATTGTCTTCAATCAGGTTGTCGACCACGTCATGCAGCTTGTCCGCCCCCTGTTCCTGGGCCATGGCCGCAAGAACTTCAGCTTCAACCTGCTTGAAAGGCGGCAGGCCGCCGTCCTTCTTTTCTTCAACCTTGATGATATGCAGGCCAAACTGACTGCGAACAGGGGCGGAAACCTTGCCGGGAGCAAGGGCGAACGCCGCGTCCTCAAAAGGCTTTACGGTAGTGCCGCGCTTGAGCCAGCCAAGCTCGCCGCCCGGCCCTGCGGCATTGGGACCGTTATGCGCATCGGCCACGGCAGCAAAGCTTTTTCCGGCCTTAAGTTCGGCTTCAATGGCGGCGGCCTGTTCCTGCGCTTTTTTCACATCGGCCTCAGAGGCATCTTCAGCCAGAGGCACAAGAATGTGGGCGGCCTTCACTTCTTCCTGCTGTTCGAAACGGGCGGCATTATCTGCATACCATTTTTCGGCAGCGGCGGAACTGATGCCACTAGCCTTCACAAGATCCTGCGGGCTTACAAGCACGTACGCAACATCCGCCCTGGCAGGAATGGCAAACTGCGCCTTGTGGCTTTCATAATAGGCCTGCACCTCTTCATCCGACGGCTTGACGGAAGCGGCAAAATCCGAGGCAGGGATAAAAATATAGTCCACATCACGCTTTTCGCGCAAAAATTCAAACCGCTTCTGGGATTCGGCGGGGTCAACCCAGGCGGGGGCCGTTACCATGGCAAAAATCTTCTGACGCAGCAGATCGCGCGACATATCCTGCTCGAACTGGGCAGGAGCCATGCGCTGGGCAGCAAGAACGCGGGTATAGACCTCGGGGTCAAACTGCCCCTTTTCGTTCTGGAAGCCCTTGATGTTGCCCACGGCCATGCGCAGTTCCAGCGGGGTGATGCTCACGCCCGTGCGGGCCGCTTCCTGCGACAGCAGCACCTGGGTAATAAGGTCACGCAGAATCTGGCGACCCAGCTGTTGCTGCTTCAGTTGCTCGCGGGTCAGGCCGGGATTGCTACGCAGCAGGTTTTCCTCTGCGTTGCGGTAGGCCAGCTCAAACTCCCGCATGGAGATGGGGTCGCCGTTGACCACGGCCACAAGCGTACCCGAACTGCGGTCGTTGAAGTTGCCAACGCCCCAGAAAACAAAGACAAGGATGATAAGACCAAAGGCCAGTTTGACACCCAGGGACTGCGATTTGTCGCGAATATACTCAAGCATGCGAACTCCGACTGCGTAATTGCTCTTGACGTAGAGCGGCATCATATGCGCAATCCAGCGGAAACTCAAGAAAGGTCATGGCTGATTTTGACGTGCTGCTGTGCAGCCCTCTGGCGGCATCTTCGGCCATGCGTCCGACAGGAGCAGGCCAGATGGAGGCCTGCCTTCTGTCCGGGGCGGCACACTCCGGCGATTCCGGCCAGAAGGCCTGCGCGCGGGCCGCCCGCGCGGCTATCTGATGCCAAGCTTGCGGATGCGGTGCTGCAACGTCGAGCGCGGAATACCGAGCATATCCGCCGCGCCGCCAGGACCGGACAGCTTGCCGCCGCAAAGACGCAGGGCTTTTTCTATATGCGCTCTCTCATTGTCCTCAAGCGAAAGAAGGCCGGGCGGGGCTTCCTGTCGGGCGGGGGCAGGCACAGGGGGACTGTTTGCGGCATTACCCGCAACAATGCCGGACGCCGGCGCTGCGGGAGCGGGCGGCGCTGTTCCGGCCGGGCCTTTCCACAGGTGCAGGGCTTCATCCACAAAACTGCCGGTTATCTGCCCGTCCAGGGTCTGGAGCAGAAGGCGGCTCACCACATTGCGCAGTTCGCGTATATTCCCCGGCCAGACGTGTTCCTGCAGGACATCCATAACCGGACGTGAAAGCCGGGGCGGGTGAATTTCGTACTCTCTGGAAAACTGCCTGACAAAATGCTCCACAAACAGCGGGATGTCGTTTCTGCGTTCCCTCAGGGGCGGCATGCGCAATACCACCGAACCAAGGCGGTAGTACAGGTCGCGCCGCAGACGGCCCTGATCCATTGCCTCGGCCATGTCAATATTGGTGGCAGACATGACGCGCATATCCACGCCGATGGGCGCGGCCTCGCCCACACGCTCAAAAGAATTTTCCTCCAGCACCTGCAAAAGCTTGCTCTGCATCTCCGGCGCGAGTTCCCCTATCTCGTCCAGAAAAAGCGTGCCCCCCTGGGCCAGTTCCACCCGTCCCACCCGCTTGCTGGTAGCCCCGGTGAACGCCCCCTTGGCATAACCGAACATTTCACTCTCAAAAAGCGTGGGAGGCAGGGAAGGGCAGTTGACCTTTACAAAACTGTTCTTGCGCCTGGGGCTGTGCAAGTGCAGCCAGCGGGCCAACATGCTCTTGCCCGTCCCCGTTTCGCCCAGGATCATGACGGGGATATGCAGCTTTGCCACCTTGCGGGCCAGCGCCATGAGCTTTTTCATGTCCGGCGTTTCCAGCAGGCTTGAGGCCAGCAAGATGCTGCCGGTGACATCTGCCTCCGGGCTGCGCGGGGAACCAGCCTGGGCCGCGCGCATTTTTTCAAGCCGCTCTTCGGAAAGCACGGCAAAAAGAAATGTGGAAAGCACGGGGCTTAGTTCCAGCAGCACATTGAGTATCTGTACGATATTTTCGGGCGGCTGCATGAAAGACACGTGCAGTGTGCCGATGACCTCGCCGTTGATGATGAGGGGCAGGGCGATGGTGGAATTAAGGCCCACGGTGGAAAGAGGCATGGGCGAATCGCCGAAATCGTGTTTTGCCAGATCGTTGATGACAACGGGCTTACGTGAGGCAATGGCCAGTCCGGCCACCGTGTTCTGGGCAATGCGCGTATTGGAGAGTGACTCTACCACCGTGCCGTCGGCTGCGGTGAACAGGTTGAGAAACTCCCTTTCCGCATCATACAGGTTAATGCAGAAACGGTCATAGTGAAATAAAACACGAAGCTGTTTTGAAAGCATACGGAAAAAGGCATTGCGGTCCATCTTGCCCACCACAAGCCGCGCCAGATGGTGTACTACCTGACCTACCGTCTGCGAAGGATTGTTTAGCCCGCTGGCCGAAAGTTCATATGGCATAAATCCTCCTGCCCAATATTAGGCATTCTCCTGCCCAATATTAGGCATTCTCCTGCCCAAAAACAAGCATTATGCCCATATTCAATCAAAACAGACTGATCAATCAAACAATATTGTGAAAAATATCCTTAAATAGCGGAGGCTAATACGTGTCACGCATATTTGGCACGCACATTGCTCTATACTCTAGCAAGCCGGTGGAGATACAAGCAAAGCATGTCTTGTCTTATACCTGATGCAATATTTACTACTGCATTAGAACGCAAAATATATGTGTGTAAACAGATAACGCATATAAGAGAGACTGCTTGTGTATTACATCGCGTTCTACTACCAACATACTATCCAAGGAGAACAGTATGACAACCCACTTTGTGGTGCATGAGCCCGGCGACAGCGTTGGCGTGGTCGTGGTTGAAGGCGTCAAAAAAGGCGACCAGCTCAACGGCTGGGTCATGGACGGCGACACCACACTGGAGTTTGAAACCCTGAGCGACATTCCGATCGGTCACAAGATCGCGCTCAAGGATCTTGCCGTGGGCGATACCATTATCAAGTACAGCACGGATATCGGCAAGGTGGTCAAGCCCATCAAGCGCGGCGAACACCTGCATGTACACAACGTCAAAACCAAAAGGTGGTAAACCGATGAACAAGACATTTATGGGCTACCGCCGCGAAAACGGACGTGTGGGTATTCGCAACCATGTGATCATTCTGCCCCTGGATGACCTTTCCAACGCCGCCTGCGAGGCTGTGGCAAACAACATCAAGGGAACCATGGCCCTGCCCCATGCTTACGGCCGCCTGCAGTTCGGTGAAGACCTCGACCTGCACTTCCGCACCCTTATCGGCACGGGCTGCAACCCCAACGTGGCCGCCGTAGTGGTTATCGGCATCGAGCCGGTGTGGACCCAGCGCGTGGTGGACGGCATTGCCAAAACCGGCAAACCCGTGGTGGGCTTTGGCATCGAGCAGCACGGCGATCTGGAAACCATCCGCGCCGCTTCCCTCAAGGCCAAGGAATTTGTGCACTACGCCAGCGAACTGCAGCGCACCCAATGTACGGTGGATGAGCTGTGGGTTTCCTGCAAGTGCGGCGAGTCCGACACTACCTCCGGCATCGCCTCCAACCCCACCGTGG contains the following coding sequences:
- a CDS encoding peptidylprolyl isomerase, whose protein sequence is MLEYIRDKSQSLGVKLAFGLIILVFVFWGVGNFNDRSSGTLVAVVNGDPISMREFELAYRNAEENLLRSNPGLTREQLKQQQLGRQILRDLITQVLLSQEAARTGVSITPLELRMAVGNIKGFQNEKGQFDPEVYTRVLAAQRMAPAQFEQDMSRDLLRQKIFAMVTAPAWVDPAESQKRFEFLREKRDVDYIFIPASDFAASVKPSDEEVQAYYESHKAQFAIPARADVAYVLVSPQDLVKASGISSAAAEKWYADNAARFEQQEEVKAAHILVPLAEDASEADVKKAQEQAAAIEAELKAGKSFAAVADAHNGPNAAGPGGELGWLKRGTTVKPFEDAAFALAPGKVSAPVRSQFGLHIIKVEEKKDGGLPPFKQVEAEVLAAMAQEQGADKLHDVVDNLIEDNILGRSLKDSAEKYGLKWGETGLLSAAELEKTLGVTAQGAATLVATPAGNPVDTALEAGKAYVVARVIKSEPASTASLEAVKERIVAGLVEEKALAAALESAAALRKELENAPLGAAGLKGRTVKTVKGMERNGALASFGPNPVMAEALFEARAGQWLPVAYAVEDGSGSGAVVVRVKGVQPPDAAEWDMVKDIMANAVARDRADGLFEIFMQRLASGAKVEVYNEDFIDRKNM
- a CDS encoding UxaA family hydrolase produces the protein MTTHFVVHEPGDSVGVVVVEGVKKGDQLNGWVMDGDTTLEFETLSDIPIGHKIALKDLAVGDTIIKYSTDIGKVVKPIKRGEHLHVHNVKTKRW
- a CDS encoding sigma-54-dependent Fis family transcriptional regulator, whose translation is MPYELSASGLNNPSQTVGQVVHHLARLVVGKMDRNAFFRMLSKQLRVLFHYDRFCINLYDAEREFLNLFTAADGTVVESLSNTRIAQNTVAGLAIASRKPVVINDLAKHDFGDSPMPLSTVGLNSTIALPLIINGEVIGTLHVSFMQPPENIVQILNVLLELSPVLSTFLFAVLSEERLEKMRAAQAGSPRSPEADVTGSILLASSLLETPDMKKLMALARKVAKLHIPVMILGETGTGKSMLARWLHLHSPRRKNSFVKVNCPSLPPTLFESEMFGYAKGAFTGATSKRVGRVELAQGGTLFLDEIGELAPEMQSKLLQVLEENSFERVGEAAPIGVDMRVMSATNIDMAEAMDQGRLRRDLYYRLGSVVLRMPPLRERRNDIPLFVEHFVRQFSREYEIHPPRLSRPVMDVLQEHVWPGNIRELRNVVSRLLLQTLDGQITGSFVDEALHLWKGPAGTAPPAPAAPASGIVAGNAANSPPVPAPARQEAPPGLLSLEDNERAHIEKALRLCGGKLSGPGGAADMLGIPRSTLQHRIRKLGIR